From the Candidatus Hydrogenedentota bacterium genome, the window TCCGTCTGCTGGGTCACCAAAACCTCCGTCCCTCGACTGAATCCAAGCATTATGTTTATCGGCAGTTTCCATAAATGCTTCACTCGGCTAAAGAATTACCGAAATAGCAATTTCGTAACGAGGAAACGTAGAAAGGAGCACGGGCGTCCCGCCCGTGAGTCTGAGCGCCAGCGTCCCGCCCGTGAGTCTGAATGCCGGCGTCCCGCCTGTGAATTTGAGTACAAACTGCCACTCACGGGCGAGACGCCCGTGCTCCTTTCCAGTGCTACCAATTTTCCGTCGAAAACGTCGCGACCTGGCACGACGGATAATATCGGACGGTCTCGGACCTGCCGAGCTCCTGCGTATCGAGATAATGCGCCAGCAGCGCGCAGCGGTCCGCGTCGATGATGTGATCGTCGCCTTTCTCGAAGACGATCTGGTTTCGTATTCCGCCCGAATACGTGTGCCCGGCATATTGCGTTTCGCGATCGGCGAGTTGCGGGAACACGATCGTCCGGTCCGCCATCCGGCGTTGCAGCAACTCCGTCATGAACAGCTTGGTCGGACGCCGGTCCGGCGTACCGTCGGGAAATTCGCCCACGTCCATCACGCCGCCAAACTCGAACGCCATGACTTTGTCGTGCCATTCCACATCGATGTTCTTGAGGTTGTGCGCCACCGCGCTGCCGTTGTTGCCCGCGTCGATACCGATCGCGCGGAAACGATACGCGCGGTCCAACTCTTCGACGATGCGCTGCTGCCGATGGTAATTGACGCCGTGCAAGTTGATGCGCGCAACGTTCACGAGATCGGGCGGCGCGTTCCGGTACACCACAAACTCGGACGGATCGCGCACGTAGCCCAGGTCGCACCCGAGGTAATAGATCCCCTTCGGCACGCCCGTGGGCGCCTCGAAGGGGTCGTGCTCGCCGAGCGACACCTCGAAATACTCGAGCGCGTCGTCCACGCACGCGAGATACGCATTGAGATCGAAGACCGCGTACGCCGGCGAACCGTGTTGACCCAACACGCGATGAATATACCCAGGCGATTCGCACCCGCCGTACAACAGCGCCAGTTCCGCGTCTTTCTCCGCCGAAAACTCCGGGTTCAACCGCGACGGCCAGTTGTACTGCTCCGCGTTCCGGTCTGTCGTCATCCGGTGAAACGTGTTGCGCAACCCGTTCGGCACGCCATACACCCAACGCATGCCCCCGGCGTTCAACGCCTGAAACATTTCCTCCCACGCCGCGTCCGTCATCTCCTGCGCTTCGTCGACGATTTGCCAATCCACGTGCAGCCCCTGGAAATTCATCCCGTGCGGCCCCGCGATGCGCCCCCACAACACAAACCCGTTCGCAAACCGCAGACACCACGACGGCGTGCGTTTCACATCGACCAGCGTCCCCTTGAACGCGGGGCTTCGCTCAAACACGCGCACGACGCGGTCCATCAGCGGAAACAAATGGTTCTCGCACTGCGTCGCGATCAGCATCTCCCGATTCGGCATCGCCACCGACGCCCACGCCGCGACAATCTCGATCTCCGACGTCTTGCCGACATCGCGTCCATCGCAGTGCACTTTGCGCGGCGCGATCGAATTGAGCGAGTCGTATTGGTATGGACGAGGGACCCAGGCTTGTCCGCGGCGATTGCGGAAGAAAAACTGGGCGAAGTCGGCTCGCGGGCTGAGGAATCGCGCGTGGGGTGTGGAGGGACTCGGGTTTCGTGAATGCAAGGCAGACTTGATGGACGGAGTGGACGATATGGACGTGATGGACGAAATGGACAGGTGCGATCGGGTGGACATGGTGGACGTGGTGGACCTATTGGGTTGTGAGGTGTTTGGACGAGTTTGGTTTAGAACGTGCGGCATTTGTTGGGACTCCTTGGTGGAGGGTTCGTGCGTGGTCGGGGCGTGCGCGGCGCCGAGGGGTGGATTCTTGAAGACGCTTTCGGCGTAGGCGCGGATGGGGGTGTTGAGCGGGAAGGCTTCGGGTGGGATTCCGCCGGCAAGAAAGCGTTCGAGGTAGTCCTTGGGTCCGTTTTTGTATCCGCCAAGGGGGTTATCGGTCCAGGGGTCGGGGGAATCGGGGGCTTCTCCTTTTTCGTCTTCGGGTAATGGCGGCAGGTGGAGATTGCCGAGTATGTGGGCGGCGAGTTCTTTGGAAACGCTTTGTTTGGCCGGGCGGTAGGATGCGAGGACATGGTCGCGTTCGGCCTCGGCGAGGGGCTCGTCGAGTTGGATGACGTTGTCAAAGGCCTCGGCCATGTCTACGTCACGGCCTTGGGACCCGGCAAGGATGGCCTGTTGCAGGTAGGCTTGCGCATGAGGGCGATTGGCCTGCGGCCCGATCTGGGAATCCACGAGGGAATCGGGGTCGATTTCCATGTCGTGCTGCGTTCGTTTGGTGTGGCGCATGATGCCTTCGGGCGACGGGGGTGCGAAATTGTTTTTTTGGTGAAACAAAGGGGTGCTGAGGGGACAGTGGAGGACGCGTAAGTTGGCCCGGAACTCTCGCATGAGGCGAATGAACGCCAAGGTGGCGTTGGGGTTAGCGAAGCTGGGGGCTTCGCGGGAACTTGTGCCCGGATCTTGTGACACCCCTCCCCCTGTCAGGGGGGTGTTGTTGAGGTGTGCGGCGGCGGTGTTGACGAGGACTTGGAGCATTGCGACGTTATGAGCGGCGTGGATTCCCATGGGATTCGGATGAGGCTGAGTTTCGGCGATGGCCAATGCGTCGGTGACGACTGTGTTGTACTCCATGAGTTGGTAAGGACAGGTGGGCGCTTTTCCCGGCGGCATGGAGGCGATCTCGGGCGAGGCGCAGGGACAGGATTGCCAGTAGGGACAGCGCGGCGTGCAGGTTCTCAAGCGTCGGGAGTAGAGGCCATGAACGACGGCGTTGCGGTTACCTTTGGGAGCGCCGATGAGGTCGCAACCTCCGTGGTATTTGCAACGGCCCGTGGGGTGGTCCGAGGTGTTGGTGCAGGGGGTGGCGTCGGGGAGCCGGGCACCGCAGATGCGGTGGTTGAGTTCGGATTCTTTTGCGTCGATGGCGGCGATCCAGGTTTCTGACCAGGAGCGTGCGCAGGGGGTGCCGAGGGTGGTGGTTTGTAGTTGCATGACTGAGATTCCTCCTATAAAGGAGGCCCGGGGTGTTGCAGTGTTTGGGGTGGAAAGGGTTTAGGGTGTAGCGGAGGGTCGAGGGTTGGGAATCGGGAACCAGGAGGGAAGTGACTGGAGCCAGACGTCCGGTGTCGTGTGCCTGTCGAGGGAGCACTTCGGGAGTGGGGGTGTGCTTCAGCAGAACTGTCTTGGCTCAGCGGTTTGTGTAGCGCAGGATGGTGCGTGAAGGGCGAATTCGGCGCGGTGAGCATCAGCAAGCCGCGCGCTTGCACATGTTTCAAGAAATCTCTCGCTTCAGATCTCCCATTATTGTAAGGTATTAGACAAGGGCTGAGGCATGAGACAACGTTTTGTAGCTGCGACACGTGGATCGTGCCTCTTAACAATGAGGGAGATTCGACGATCACGATTGTTTTTTGACTTCTGGGATGAAGATAAAAGATAGGAAAATTATCAAATTAAGGTGCCATAAACCACTAGTGCTATATGAGTAAACGCGATCAGAATCAACCTATGTGCGTCATATTGTCGGGTGGGCAGGCCACGCGAATGCGGCCGATCTCTCTGCTTCGGTCAAAATCAATGCTTCCCTTCTTGGGGCAACCCTTACTAAGCTATCTGCTTGCCCAACTTCGCGCTGCCAGCTTGACGGATGTTGTGGTGACAGACCGAGGTTTGAATGGAGACATCCAGCGCCATTTTCAAGAGGGAGAAGACTATGGAATGAGTCTGTCGTACGCGCCTCCAGCCAAGTGGCACGGCACGGCCGGTACTGTCTTGTCCCTCATTCGAGTGTACGAGTCTCTCACGGATCACACGGTAGTTGTTATTTACGGCGACAGCTTGCTCCGAATGGATTTTTCCGCGTTGATCGACTTTCACCGGGCAAAGCGCTCGAAGTTTACAATTGCATACCATAGACCGCGGCTTGATCGGTTCTTGTTCGAAGGGGATCCCAACGACCAACCACGAACGAATTTCGGAGTGATGCAATTGCGGTCTGACGACCGAGTAACTCGTTTTGAGGAAAAGCCACACCTTCACAGAATCCCATTGGAATTCACGAACCCAGTCGCTAGCGCGGCGGTATATGTTCTCGAACCGACTGTTTTCCGCGAAGTGCCGCGTTTCGACACGCTGGATTTCGGATTTGATCTCATACCGTGGCTTATCGAACGATCTATGCCCGTTTACGGTTTCGACATTCTGCCAGGCCACCGTATCGACATTGGCACACTTTCGCACTATTGCACGGCCCAACTCGCAGTCCTCGAGGGGAAGATCAATCTTGCACGCGATGCTGCATTTGGAACGGCTGGAGTCCAAATTCATCACGGAGCGGTTGTTCATCCAACTGCGCGCTTAGTTCCCCCCGTGTTCGTCGCGGAAGGCGTGGAGATAGAAGAATCTGCAATGGTCGAGAATTCGATCATTGGGGAAGGTACCCACATTGGTCCACTTTCTCAAGTAAGAAACTCGGTGGTTCTAGAGGGTGTGTTAGTTGGCGCCAGGGCCATTGTCGATGGCTCAATACTCGCCGAACACTGCGTCGTGAGCCCGGACGCGAACGTTTCTCCTGGAACTGCCGTAGGTGCGTGGTCACGCATAGGGGGAGGAACCTTCATCCTGCCCGAGGATGCGCAACATGGACTCTTTTATGAAGGAGAATATCGATGAGTCATATGATTTGGGCCGCCGTGTTCGCCTTAGTTTTCCATCCTCCTGTCGAGTTGTGTAAGTGGATATGGAGCGCGGCTTATCTCATTTGGCTAGCTGGGAGAGCGGGGCTAAAAGGTACTTACGTGCGAAGTGACAAGCACGCACAAAGACTACTGGAAAGGACGTTTAAGGCCCTAATGCCGGGCGACGAGTTGCTAATTGTCGGACGGACGAATCACGGGCTGCTTCGTCATAATTATCGGCTGTTCGTTCACGCCCTTGCAAAGGGCGCTGTAATCAAAATGCTCATTCTCGATCGCGGCGCTCTTTCAGGTATTGGTGCTCATTCAAACGTTGACCTACGATCACTCGGCATAAATGACGCTCATTGGGAGCTATCAAAGGACCTAAAGGACGTCGAACTAAACCTAACCGAACTTCGCAGGGAATGCGAACGTACGGCATGCACAGGATCGATGCTTGTTTACCGCTCAACAGTCGTGGTGCAAAGTAGTGTTGTGATTCACGTCCCGAAAAATCAAGGCAAGACAATGCACCTAACCTACGATTTCAGTTTTGGAAAGGAACGCAAGTTCATCCAGTACTACGAAAGGAAACATAGTGAAGACAAGGTTGAAGTTGACTTCTGTAATAGTTTACGCGAATTCTATCAACAAATGTTCACGCCTGCAGCGGACCGCTCTAAACTCGATCACGAGTTAAGCTACCAGGCTAAGAACCAAGTCATTGACCAGAATGGGATAGAGGTTGTAGCCGAGGAACTCCAGAAGTACATTGACTCCCACCCACAGAGCGAACCAGTCCGCCAAAACGGGCTTACGCGAATGGTACCCGCAATACCCCCGATTTTCGAGGCCATCCGCCTGGGCAACCAAGCACCCCCCCCACTGAGTGTTCAACTTGAGTTGACGAACAAATGCACTACAGCTTGCAGTCATTGTTACCGCTTCGAAGGTTCCGCGTCAACGAACCAGGACATTCGTTTGGATACTGCAAAGGATTTGCTGTCACAGTTGGGTGCATTCGGCGTAAGAACTGTAACGTTTTCGGGCGGAGAACCCACCAAACACCATGACTTCTCTCAACTCCTCCTTCACGCTTACACAGAAGGTTTACTGGTTGGCGTTATTAGTAACGGTGTCGGTCTGAGCGATGATTGCATTGATTGTATTCTTCAATATGCGCGCTGGTTAAGGCTTTCGGTAGACGGAAGCTGTCGAGAAGTTTACGGAAGGATACGCAGATCTATCAGTACGAGCAGGGACTCGTATGATGACGTCCAGAACACGATCTTTCGCTTGAAGGCGAGAGTTGGAACCAACAAGAACTGCCAGCTTGCGATTTGTTACACGATTCAGCGAGCGAATGCGTCGGACGTTCCTGACATGATACGGTGGGCACGCGATTCCGGCATTCCCGGCGGTGACAAATGCTTGACGTTTAAGTTTGCGCACGGCGAAAATGGGTTTCTGTGCACGGAGGATCAACTAAAATGGCTGTACGAAGAAGTGTTCGCCAACCCTGACTTTACGACCGCAGCAAATATTCCATACCTGCGCTGGTTCTTGGGCTATCAAACGGAATTGCCAGACCTTATAAAAGGGAGGCCCACAGAGGGGCTTTATTCGCGACGAAAGACGCGATGCTTTACACCATATTTGTTTGCCTTAGTAGATCCCTCAGGCGATGTCTACCCTTGTTGCTTTCTGTTTGAAGACAATAAGGGATACGGGGACGACATTAGACGCAGGCGCGCGCAGCATGCTCTTGGAAATATAAATCGCAACTCATTCGAGAATATCTGGCGCGGCAACGCATACGAGGCGCTTAGAAAAGAACTTAGAGTAGTTTCACCGAGCAGCGAGAAGTTCCGGCCTTGTGGTACGTGCACACGTCATTGTAATCATAATGTATGGATGTCGGAGATGTATGAAATGTGCACACAGGTTTCCGCTAGTGGTAGTGCCGACGCGCTTGCTTCGCTTTCGAGACGGTTAGGGAATAGAGCGGGACCTGTGTGGTTATGACGCCAAATTCTTGACCCATTGCCCGGGATGTATGTAACTCACATCGTTATTTTGGGTTATTTTGGGTTATTTTGGATCGCAAGTCCGGACATTGAATGCAAGATTGCGTCCCATCCTTCCCGGATTTCCTTCTCTGCACGGTTGCCTTTCGGCGATTGCGTAATTCGGGGTTCTATGGCGAGAAGCATACTGTCCACTTCATCCAAACAACTCTCCGAATTCCTTACCTTGAAATTTCGATTCATCACATCGAAATTTCAAGGTACGATCGGCGCGTCATGGGAAGGGTTTGCAATCGAGCAGGTCCGGTTGGCCTTGCGCGCGGACCGGTCCGAATTTTTTTCTGGTCAACGCACGCCGGAGCGGAACTCGATTTGCTCGTGGTCCGCGGCCGCGCGCGGCTCGGCTTCGAGATCAAGCGCACGACTGCGCTTCGGGTTACGCCGTCGATGCGGCACGCGCTCGCGGACCTGAAACTCAAGCGGCTGGATGTTATCCACGCGGGGGACACGACGTTTCCGCTGGCGAAAAACATTCGCGCGGTAGCGTTGTCCAGGCTTCTAACCGATATCAAACCGCTCGCGACATAGAGGATCGGTAGGTTTGACCCAAACGACACGGGTGAACAGGAAGGGCGCCGGCAGCCGCATGATCCCGGCAGGACGGTTCAACTATCATCGGCGGTAATTTTGACGGTGTTGGCGATGGCCGAGGGGTTCGAGGAATAGGGTTCAACAGAGTGGGAATTGGGCATCCTCCTTCGCTCGTTGAGCTTCGGAGGACAAGACGGCTATCGGGTTTCGAGAACGGCGCGGAGTTCCCAAATCGATCTCAGATTTAAGATTTCAGATTTCACAACGCGGCGTAGCCGCAACCAAACCAGCCACGAAAGAACACAAAGAGATTTGAACCACAGATTTCACGGATGCCACAGATCAGTGCCGGAAAATTGCGACAAGAATTCACAAAATCGAATGTGAGTAGTACAGAACAAGTAACTTCGCCGATTCTGTCGGTGGTGGCGAAATGTATATGGAAGGGAATCATTTAATGGGACTTGGCAAGCAGATTCGGTTGAACCGCATTTTTGGGCATCCGTCGGGCCGGTTGTGTTCGGTGGCGGTGGATCATTTGGTGGCGTACCAGCAGGGGTTGCCGGAGGGCTTGCGGAACGTGCCGGAAACCATCGCGGCGCTTGTGAAGGGCAAACCCGACGCGATCACGATGTACAAGGGCATGGCGCAAAACGCGTGGCCGCCGTACGCGGGCAGCATTCCGCTGATTATTACGTCGATTGCGTTTACGGTGGACGACACGATCATGCACCAGATGGCGCGGCCGCACGAGTGCGTGCGGCTTGGCGCGGACGCGATATCCGCGGCGATTGCGTTGCGCAGTCCGCGCGAGGGCGATTATCTGAAGAAGCTCGCGACAATTGTCGAGGAAGCGGCGGAGTTCGATTTGCCGGTCATCGCGCACATCTACCCCCGCGATTTTTCGGGCGAACCCAGGGTGGTCCACGATCCGGAGAATATCTTTTGGGCGGTGCGGTGCGGCGTCGAGTTGGGCGCGGACGTAATCAAGGTGCCGTACACCGGCGATGTCGAATCATTTCGCGCGATCGTCGCGACGTCGCCGGTGCCGGTCGTGGCGGCGGGCGGGCCCAAGGCGAACACGTTGCTCGACGCGTTGCGGCTTATGGACGGCGCGGTCGAGGCGGGCGCACGCGGCGCGACGATCGGTCGAAACGTCTGGGGCGCGCCGGACCCGGTGGCGGCGCTCGAAGCGTTCAAGCGGGTGATTCATGACCGCATCACACCCGAACCGGCGCGCGTCCACTGACAAGAATTCGCATGGGCGCACGCATTATCCTGCTGTTGTATGCCGCATGCATCGAAAATAGCCGTCGTGATGAACCCCAGTTCCGCCAATGGGCGGACGGGCAAGCGTTGGACGGAGATCGAGGGACGGTTGCGCGGGGTCCTGGGCGAGTTCGTGACGTTCAGCACGAAGCGCCCGGGGCACGCCGTTGACCTCACGCGCAGGGCGTTGCAGGACGGGCACGACCTGATCATCAGCGTGGGCGGCGACGGCACGCATTGCGAAGTCGTGAATGGATTTTTCGAGGGCAACCTTCCGATCAATCCCGCCGCGGCGATGGCGATCTTTCCGCACGGCACCGGTTCCGACCTTGCGCGCGGGATGGGCGTGCGCAAGTTCAACGATGCGCTGGCGATGCTTTCCGCGCGCGTGATATCGAAGATCGATATCGGCCGCGTCACGTTGACGCTGCCGCACGGCGGCACCTCGGTCCGTTATTTCCTGAATGTGGCGGACTTCGGAATTGGCGGCGCCGTCGCCGAGCGCGTGAACGGCCAAACCAAGCGGTTCGGGCCGTTCGTTACGTTTCTGTGGGCGGTCCTGCGCACGCTTGTGACGTTCAAGAACCCGATGGTCTCGATTCAGATCGACGGCGAACTGTTCGAGACGCGCACGATCAACGTCATCGTCGCGAACGGGCAGTACTACGGCGGCGGGATTCATGTCGCGCGCGACGCGCGGATGGACGACGGCCAGTTCGAGGTATATGTGCTGGGCGATATCCGCCTGTTGACAGCCCTGCGCTATTTGCACACGTTTTATCTCGGCACGTACCTGCGCTACCCGCACCTCGTGCGCCGGTTCACGGGGACGCGCGTGACGGCGCAGTCCGACGAGCGGGTGTTGCTCAATCTCGATGGCGAACAGCCGGGCCAACTCCCGGCGGCAATTGAACTCCTGCCCGCGGCGCTGCCGTTTGTCATGCCGCGTTCGCATTGACATTCCGCCGGGCGCGCCGTAGACTCCGGCTGCGGAACCAAGGGGTCTATGACGTCCAGCCATGAGCGCGGTAACCAGTCATCTGAACGTTACTTGGACGCCCTACCTGCGCCCCTCCCCCATCGCCGCCGAAGCGGCGTTGCGCGTGCTCTCGGTCGGCGAGCTTGACGCGTCCACGCTGGCGCTCGTTATCGGTTCCGATCCCGGACTCACCGCGATGCTCGTGCGGGCGACCGAACCCGCGGCCATGGGCGCCTCCATCGCGGCGCGAATTGCGGAGTTGCCGCCCGCGCGGCTGCATTCGGCGTTGTACCCCGGGTTGGTCGATGCGCTCGCGACCCATCACGGTTCGTTCTCCGACCAGGATCGAGAGGCGTGGCGCAAGGCGCTTGCAACCGCGATCGCCGCGGAATGCATCGCCCAGGATCGGGGTGATGTCTCACCGGACGCCGCGTATCTGGCGGGGCTGCTGCACAACGCGGCCGCCGTCCAACCGGAGGACCGGTTTGCTCCCGAGCGAACTGGGAATGTGCGCGCGATTGCGCGGAGGTACAAGTTTCCCGCGTGGCTTATCGATAGCATCGAAGGCCAGGACGTGTATTCGCCGTCGTACGGCGAATCGCCGGCAATTGCCGAGATTTTGCGCGCCGCGAAGACGGTTGCGCTGGAAATCCTTTCGGACGAACCGATCACGCCGTCGAGGGCTGCGGCCTTTCGCCGCGCTGGACCCGGCACGGAAGCGCTCGAATCAGTCCGCGAGCGCGCCGCGCGTTCGCTGGAACGGCGTATGTCGTTGTTTGCGTTCGATCCCTCGCCGGCGCGGGAATTGCACGCCGCGCTGCTGCGTTTCTCAAACCACTTGCTCCTGTATTGGCGCGTCGACGAGACCAGTGCGGCGGCGCTGCGCGAACGGGTGAAACACCTCGATGCGCTTGTTGCCTTCGAGCGCGCGGCGACGCCGTCCATGGCGATGGACGAAGTGCTGATCACGTGCGCCGACCGGTTGCGGTCCGCGCTGGCGATACCCGCCGGGCTTGTCGTTGCGTGGCCAGAATGCGGCGCGCCGGCATATGGCGCGCGTTGGAACACGCGGAGCGGCGCGCTCGAGCCGTTGCAGTTGGAAGTCGATGGCGCGCCGGCCGAGCGATCGATCCAACGTCTTCTTGCCGGAGACGTGTGGCCCGTCGCAAACAACGCCGCTGCCGCGCCAGACATACTTTCAGTCTATACGCCCGCGGGACGGCACGCGGGGTACGTCGCGGTCGCGCACGGCGGCATGCCTGCGGACGCGTGGCGCGAACACGTGCGCGAGTGGGCGGCCGCACTGGGGCGCGCTGTCAGCCATATTGACGACGCAGCGCGCGACGATGCGCGGATAGATACACTGCGCCGCTTGATCGACGAGTTGCGCGGGACTTCTGACGAGTCCGAGGACACTGGCGCCGCGCCGTCCGTGCCGCAGCGCCATATCGCGCGCGCGGTGATGGCGGCATTGCACGCGCCGCTGAGCGCGGTTACCGCACAGGCGCACCAGCTTGTGGCGCAGCCGGCCGACCCGAGCACGCAGGGGCTTGTCGAGGAGCTGGCGAAGCAGGCGCGCAACGCCGCGCGCGTCCTGTCGGACCTGCGGGCCGTGGCGGGCGGCGGCGACGCGCCGAACGAGTTCATTCTGATCAACGCGCCGCTGCGTCAATTCCTCCACGCTGCGCGCGCGCGCCTGGAACGCCGCGCAATTCAAGTACACGAACGCTTTGCGGAAGGATTGCCGCGGATACGCGCGGACGTGCGCGAGCTGAACCACCTGTTCACCAATCTGTTCGCGTTCATCGAGCAGCGCATGGGGCATACGGGCCGAACGATCACCGTGGCGACCGCTCCCGGCGAGGACCGCGCGTCAGTTTGTGTGACAATAGGCGTGACGGGTATGGCACTGACGCAATCGCAGGCCGAGGGCCTTTTCCAACCGTTGGCGGAGCGTGAGAGCGCATCCACGGAGTTCGCGCTCTCGCTCGCAGCGTGCCGCGCGATTGTCGATGCGATCGGCGGGTCGATCCGCGCATCGACATCGGCCGACGGCGTCGTTCTCACGGTCGAGTTCGAGGCCATCCACGCCGTGCTGGCCGTGGAACGAGACGCGTCCACGGTCGCGCAGGGAATCGTGTCGTTCGCTCCCGTCGATACGGCCAAGCCTCGAAGCGAGAGCGGCGGGGGCGCGCGCGTACTGATAGTCGACGACGACGAAGTGATGCGCGACTTAATGAAACAGGCGCTCGCGCGGAAGGGTTATACTGCCGAGACCGTGAAGGACGGCGACGAGGCAATTCGCTTCCTGCGCCAAAATCGCGTCGATCTCGTGCTGCTCGATCTGCTGATGCCGAATCGCGATGGGTTGGCGGTCCTGCGCGAACTGCGGGACGAGTCGCCGGCAACGCCGGTCATCGTCATGACGGGGAGCCGGTCGGCGGAAATGCGCGAGGAGGCGATGGACCTTGGTGCGCGCTCGTTCCTCCAAAAGCCGTTCGAACTTGGCCAACTGTTGTCCGAGGTCGAGTCGGTGCTCGTTCACCAACGGGCCTAGCCGTAACGCCCATCCGATCACATCGACCGGGGACACGCCCGATGCCGTTTAACGAATCGCGAGAGCCACGCGCAGCACCGGGCGGCCGGTTGGAATCGCTGCTACTCGTCGCGACGGTCCACATCCCGATGTCCCTCCTGTTTCTTGCGATTCTTTGGAAATCGATGTCGTGGGAAACGCTGCTGGACACGCCGATGTTCACGTACTCCGGGTTTCTCATGGACGAGTACGGCATGGCGCCGATGCGGGATTTCTTCACGTACAACATGCCGGGCACGCACGTGTTGTTCCGTTGGCTATACCATTTTTTTGGAAGCGGCGTGCTGGGAATGCGTCTGGCCGACACAACCCTGCTGGCGATCGTGCTTGGATGTTTCGCGCTCGTGTTGAGGCCGTTCGGGTGGAGGGTCGCGTGGGCGGGCGCCGTGCTCTTTGGAATCGTTCACGTGACGCTCGGGATGCATTGCTACCTACAGCGCGATTTTATCGGTCTCATTCCGCTGCAACTCGCCGTGCTGTCCGCGACGATGTGGTTCGGACGCAGGCCGCGCGCGCGCTGGGTGGCGACCGGATTCTTCGTTGGGGCGCTCGCGCTGGTAAAACCGCACCTGATGATCGGCGGGCTGGTGTTGTACGCGTACTTGGTGCTTCGCGCGAACGACGGCGGTGCGTCGGCCAAGCGCTACTGGACGTGGCGCGCAATCGCAATCGCCGGTTGGTGTTGGTTGGGCGGTCTCGTGCCGGTGCTGTGGATGGCGGCCTACCTGGCCTACTACGGGCAGCTCGTCGAATTCATCAAGGTCTTGATCGACTATTTTCCGATGCACGCGGACATCAGCGGAGACAACACGGTATTCGAGCCGGGCGGCAAAATCCCCTATCTCCTCTCGCACCTGTTCGCCGCGAAAGCGTGGGACAACGTACACTTCGCATTGGGCGCGGGATCGGGAATTGCCCTGTTCCTGTCGTCGCCCACACTTGCGCCGGAACTGAAGAAATACGGGAGTCTGCTCGCGGCGCTGGGCATCGCATATTTACTCTACCCGGCGATTGGCGCGCGTTTTTACGACCACCACTACTACCCATTTCTTCTCCTGTCAACGGTGTGGGCCGCGTTTTGTATGTACCGCTGGAGTGCGGACACGCCGCTTCGCGTACGGGCCTTCTCGCTGGGCATATCGATTTACGTCGTCGCGGGGATGTTGTACGTGAACTACAACGAACTGTTGCAGCCGCCTTCGCGGTCTACCGGGTACTACCGCACGCAACGCATCGCGGCATGGCTGCAGCCTCGCGTCCAATCCGGGGACACCGTACAACCGATCGAGTGGGCCTACGGCGGCATTTCGCACGCGCTGCTGCTTACGAAGTCGAAGTTGGCGACGCATACCTTGTGGGGCGAGGTGCTGTTTCATCACGTAAGCCATCCGTTTGTTCAAGAGCTCAGGCAGGACTTTATGGATCAGCTTAAGTCGTCCAGACCCCGTTTCGTAATTCGGAGCAAGACA encodes:
- a CDS encoding response regulator, encoding MSAVTSHLNVTWTPYLRPSPIAAEAALRVLSVGELDASTLALVIGSDPGLTAMLVRATEPAAMGASIAARIAELPPARLHSALYPGLVDALATHHGSFSDQDREAWRKALATAIAAECIAQDRGDVSPDAAYLAGLLHNAAAVQPEDRFAPERTGNVRAIARRYKFPAWLIDSIEGQDVYSPSYGESPAIAEILRAAKTVALEILSDEPITPSRAAAFRRAGPGTEALESVRERAARSLERRMSLFAFDPSPARELHAALLRFSNHLLLYWRVDETSAAALRERVKHLDALVAFERAATPSMAMDEVLITCADRLRSALAIPAGLVVAWPECGAPAYGARWNTRSGALEPLQLEVDGAPAERSIQRLLAGDVWPVANNAAAAPDILSVYTPAGRHAGYVAVAHGGMPADAWREHVREWAAALGRAVSHIDDAARDDARIDTLRRLIDELRGTSDESEDTGAAPSVPQRHIARAVMAALHAPLSAVTAQAHQLVAQPADPSTQGLVEELAKQARNAARVLSDLRAVAGGGDAPNEFILINAPLRQFLHAARARLERRAIQVHERFAEGLPRIRADVRELNHLFTNLFAFIEQRMGHTGRTITVATAPGEDRASVCVTIGVTGMALTQSQAEGLFQPLAERESASTEFALSLAACRAIVDAIGGSIRASTSADGVVLTVEFEAIHAVLAVERDASTVAQGIVSFAPVDTAKPRSESGGGARVLIVDDDEVMRDLMKQALARKGYTAETVKDGDEAIRFLRQNRVDLVLLDLLMPNRDGLAVLRELRDESPATPVIVMTGSRSAEMREEAMDLGARSFLQKPFELGQLLSEVESVLVHQRA